Proteins from a single region of Lysinibacillus sp. JNUCC-52:
- a CDS encoding flagellar hook-basal body protein, translating into MFKGFYTVATGMIAQQRRTELLTNNLSNANTPGYKADQSTIRSFPDMLMSSVGKTNAPANQQAGSQYMSQVGALNTGIYMQETLPNYIQGQIYSTDLTTDMALIDGYLPQNEDGVTGSIFFRLAHPDGGEAYTRNGNFTLDGQGYLVNAQGLYVLSETGQRIQLPNDDFRLDQDGTIFVNNQQVARVGVSFAVNPNMLVKQDNGLIRTENGAALPTAYGANGVSFTLGQNYLERSNVDSGRTMTDLMTAYRAFEANQKVLQAYDRSMEKAVNEIGKL; encoded by the coding sequence TTGTTCAAAGGGTTTTATACAGTAGCAACAGGTATGATAGCACAACAAAGACGAACAGAATTACTGACAAACAACCTATCAAACGCAAATACGCCTGGATATAAAGCTGATCAATCCACAATTCGTTCATTTCCAGATATGCTAATGTCGAGCGTAGGTAAAACAAATGCACCTGCCAATCAGCAAGCAGGCTCGCAGTATATGAGCCAAGTTGGTGCGTTAAATACAGGAATTTATATGCAAGAAACATTGCCAAATTACATACAAGGTCAAATCTATAGTACGGATTTAACAACAGATATGGCCCTAATTGATGGATACTTACCGCAAAATGAAGATGGTGTTACTGGCTCAATTTTCTTCCGTTTAGCACATCCAGACGGTGGAGAAGCCTATACGCGTAACGGGAATTTTACATTAGATGGTCAAGGCTATTTAGTAAATGCGCAAGGACTTTACGTATTATCAGAAACTGGACAACGCATCCAGCTACCAAATGATGATTTCCGTCTGGATCAAGACGGCACTATTTTTGTAAACAACCAGCAAGTAGCACGTGTAGGTGTATCATTTGCTGTCAATCCGAACATGCTAGTCAAACAAGACAATGGCTTAATTCGTACAGAAAATGGAGCGGCTTTACCTACTGCTTACGGCGCAAATGGCGTATCGTTTACATTAGGTCAAAATTATTTAGAACGCTCTAACGTAGATTCTGGTCGCACAATGACAGACTTAATGACAGCGTATCGAGCTTTTGAAGCAAACCAAAAAGTGTTGCAGGCTTATGATCGTAGTATGGAAAAGGCTGTTAACGAAATCGGCAAACTATAA
- a CDS encoding M23 family metallopeptidase, with protein sequence MREDKNSKTSQNEKGQLQKKPWFWPVVYGGGALVLAGLLFGYNSLVSKEEAPLPDLAQVDPGPVVETNARTETMKYPFKEADFSKVQVSQEFYEVEANEESRENALMVFNQTFTTSSGISLSMNGEEFEVVAALSGKVLEVKLDAFTGNKIVIEHANGLQTNYSSVKDIVVKEGDEVAQGQALGKATDNEWNQAAGVHMHFEVLENGKYINPKKLLAF encoded by the coding sequence ATGAGAGAGGATAAAAATAGTAAAACTTCTCAAAATGAAAAAGGACAATTGCAGAAAAAACCTTGGTTTTGGCCGGTAGTATACGGTGGAGGTGCGTTAGTGTTAGCAGGTTTGTTATTTGGTTACAATAGTCTCGTATCAAAAGAAGAGGCGCCATTACCAGATCTAGCACAAGTTGACCCAGGTCCAGTAGTTGAAACAAATGCACGAACAGAAACAATGAAGTATCCATTCAAAGAAGCAGACTTTAGTAAAGTACAAGTTTCACAGGAATTTTATGAAGTAGAAGCCAATGAAGAGTCGCGTGAAAATGCACTAATGGTATTCAATCAAACTTTTACAACTTCATCAGGCATTTCTCTTTCTATGAATGGAGAGGAATTCGAAGTAGTTGCTGCGTTGAGTGGTAAAGTACTAGAAGTAAAACTAGATGCGTTCACAGGCAATAAAATCGTTATTGAACATGCAAATGGTTTGCAAACAAATTACAGCTCTGTGAAGGACATTGTCGTTAAAGAAGGCGATGAAGTTGCACAAGGTCAGGCACTTGGTAAAGCGACTGACAATGAGTGGAATCAAGCAGCTGGCGTTCACATGCATTTTGAAGTTCTAGAAAACGGGAAATATATCAATCCTAAAAAATTACTAGCATTTTAA
- a CDS encoding sporulation transcriptional regulator SpoIIID, which produces MHEHIRKRCIRLGELLIETRETVRVLAKMTGYSKSTVHKDLTERLPTIHEGLADQVKEILAYHKAVRHIRGGEATKNKWKERASQE; this is translated from the coding sequence GTGCACGAGCACATTCGGAAGCGCTGCATACGCCTCGGTGAACTACTGATTGAGACGCGTGAAACTGTGCGTGTCCTCGCGAAAATGACAGGTTACTCAAAAAGTACGGTGCATAAAGATTTAACAGAGCGATTACCAACAATTCATGAAGGATTAGCTGATCAAGTGAAAGAGATTCTCGCCTACCATAAAGCCGTACGTCATATTCGTGGAGGAGAGGCAACGAAAAACAAGTGGAAAGAAAGAGCGAGTCAAGAATGA
- a CDS encoding rod shape-determining protein — MFSKDIGIDLGTANVLIHVKGKGIVLNEPSVVAIDKKTNKVLAVGEEARQMVGRTPGNITAIRPLRDGVIADFDVTEAMLRHFINKLNLKGFLSKPRILICCPTNITSVEQKAIREAAEKSGGKKVYLEEEPKVAAIGAGMDIFQPSGNMVVDIGGGTTDIAVLSMGDIVTSESIKVAGDVFDNDILQYIKKEYKLLIGERTAEAIKITIGTVFKGGRNDSMDIRGRDMVTGLPRTITIHSEEIERALHESVAMIVQSAKNVLEKTPPELSADIIDRGVIITGGGALLHGMDQLLIEELKVPVFIAEYPMDCVAIGTGIMLENIDRVPASL; from the coding sequence ATGTTTTCGAAGGATATAGGCATTGACTTAGGAACTGCGAACGTATTGATTCACGTAAAAGGTAAAGGAATCGTCCTTAATGAACCTTCAGTGGTAGCAATAGATAAAAAGACAAACAAAGTTTTAGCTGTAGGAGAAGAAGCTCGTCAAATGGTGGGGCGTACGCCTGGTAATATAACTGCAATTCGACCATTACGTGATGGAGTAATTGCAGATTTTGATGTTACTGAAGCGATGCTTAGACATTTCATCAATAAATTAAATTTAAAAGGATTTTTATCTAAACCACGTATTTTAATTTGCTGCCCAACAAACATTACTAGTGTAGAGCAAAAAGCTATTCGCGAAGCCGCTGAAAAATCTGGTGGTAAAAAAGTATATTTAGAGGAAGAACCAAAAGTTGCGGCAATCGGTGCAGGAATGGATATTTTCCAACCAAGTGGCAATATGGTAGTTGATATCGGTGGTGGAACTACAGATATTGCAGTACTTTCAATGGGTGACATTGTAACAAGTGAGTCTATTAAGGTAGCGGGCGACGTTTTTGATAATGATATTTTGCAATATATTAAAAAGGAATATAAATTGCTAATCGGTGAGCGTACAGCAGAAGCAATCAAAATAACAATCGGTACTGTATTTAAAGGTGGACGTAACGATTCAATGGATATTCGTGGTCGAGATATGGTAACAGGCTTACCTCGTACTATTACGATTCATTCTGAAGAAATCGAGCGTGCATTACATGAATCGGTAGCAATGATCGTACAATCAGCTAAAAACGTGTTGGAAAAAACACCGCCTGAGCTGTCAGCGGATATTATTGATCGCGGTGTAATTATTACTGGTGGTGGCGCATTGCTACACGGTATGGACCAACTATTAATCGAAGAATTAAAAGTACCAGTCTTTATTGCTGAATACCCTATGGACTGTGTGGCAATTGGCACTGGTATTATGCTAGAAAATATTGACCGTGTTCCAGCATCCCTATAA